One Triticum dicoccoides isolate Atlit2015 ecotype Zavitan chromosome 5B, WEW_v2.0, whole genome shotgun sequence genomic window carries:
- the LOC119311914 gene encoding probable prolyl 4-hydroxylase 9 isoform X1 encodes MKGGGAIRSGGGGGGGLMRTRLRLPVVLLSCSLFFLAGFLGSLLFTQGEEDVERPLRRERLMEAVWPEMAYGESGEPAPSLIPYQILSWQPRALYFPQFATAEQCENVVKTAKARLRPSTLALRKGESEETTKGIRTSSGTFLSAEEDPTGALAEIEMKIAKATMMPRSHGEPFNVLRYEIGQKYASHYDAFDPAQYGPQKSQRVASFLLYLTDVEEGGETMFPYENGDNMNIGYDYEQCIGLKVKPRKGDGLLFYSLMVNGTIDPTSLHGSCPVVRGEKWVATKWIRDKTL; translated from the exons ATGAAGGGCGGCGGAGCCATCCggagcggcggcgggggcggcggcgggctgATGCGGACGCGGCTGCGGCTCCCCGTGGTGCTCCTCTCCTGctccctcttcttcctcgccgGCTTCCTCGGCTCCCTCCTCTTCACCCAG GGGGAGGAGGACGTGGAGCGGCCGCTGCGGAGGGAGCGGCTCATGGAGGCGGTCTGGCCGGAGATGGCGTACGGGGAGTCCGGCGAGCCCGCGCCCTCCTTGATCCCTTACCAG ATTTTGAGCTGGCAACCTCGTGCATTATATTTTCCACAATTTGCAACAGCAGAACAGTGTGAGAATGTGGTAAAAACTGCAAAGGCACGGCTTAGGCCATCAACATTGGCCTTAAGGAAAGGAGAAAGCGAGGAGACTACCAAAGGAATAAGGACAAG CTCAGGCACATTCCTTAGTGCCGAAGAAGATCCAACTGGAGCTCTTGCAGAAATTGAAATGAAGATTGCAAAGGCTACCATGATGCCGAGAAGTCATGGAGAG CCATTTAATGTCCTTCGGTATGAGATTGGACAGAAGTATGCTTCACACTATGATGCATTTGACCCGGCTCAATATGGTCCACAAAAAAGCCAAAGG GTGGCATCTTTCTTGCTCTATCTCACGGATGTCGAGGAAGGTGGAGAAACCATGTTCCCGTACGAG AATGGGGATAATATGAACATAGGCTACGACTACGAGCAGTGCATCGGCTTAAAGGTAAAACCGAGGAAGGGCGACGGCCTCTTGTTTTACTCCCTTATGGTAAATGGTACCATTGATCCG acttcacttcatggaagctgccCAGTGGTGAGAGGAGAGAAATGGGTCGCCACGAAATGGATTAGAGACAAGACGCTGTAA
- the LOC119311914 gene encoding probable prolyl 4-hydroxylase 9 isoform X2: MKGGGAIRSGGGGGGGLMRTRLRLPVVLLSCSLFFLAGFLGSLLFTQDPQGEEDVERPLRRERLMEAVWPEMAYGESGEPAPSLIPYQILSWQPRALYFPQFATAEQCENVVKTAKARLRPSTLALRKGESEETTKGIRTSSGTFLSAEEDPTGALAEIEMKIAKATMMPRSHGEPFNVLRYEIGQKYASHYDAFDPAQYGPQKSQRVASFLLYLTDVEEGGETMFPYENGDNMNIGYDYEQCIGLKVKPRKGDGLLFYSLMVNGTIDPTSLHGSCPVVRGEKWVATKWIRDKTL; the protein is encoded by the exons ATGAAGGGCGGCGGAGCCATCCggagcggcggcgggggcggcggcgggctgATGCGGACGCGGCTGCGGCTCCCCGTGGTGCTCCTCTCCTGctccctcttcttcctcgccgGCTTCCTCGGCTCCCTCCTCTTCACCCAG GATCCGCAGGGGGAGGAGGACGTGGAGCGGCCGCTGCGGAGGGAGCGGCTCATGGAGGCGGTCTGGCCGGAGATGGCGTACGGGGAGTCCGGCGAGCCCGCGCCCTCCTTGATCCCTTACCAG ATTTTGAGCTGGCAACCTCGTGCATTATATTTTCCACAATTTGCAACAGCAGAACAGTGTGAGAATGTGGTAAAAACTGCAAAGGCACGGCTTAGGCCATCAACATTGGCCTTAAGGAAAGGAGAAAGCGAGGAGACTACCAAAGGAATAAGGACAAG CTCAGGCACATTCCTTAGTGCCGAAGAAGATCCAACTGGAGCTCTTGCAGAAATTGAAATGAAGATTGCAAAGGCTACCATGATGCCGAGAAGTCATGGAGAG CCATTTAATGTCCTTCGGTATGAGATTGGACAGAAGTATGCTTCACACTATGATGCATTTGACCCGGCTCAATATGGTCCACAAAAAAGCCAAAGG GTGGCATCTTTCTTGCTCTATCTCACGGATGTCGAGGAAGGTGGAGAAACCATGTTCCCGTACGAG AATGGGGATAATATGAACATAGGCTACGACTACGAGCAGTGCATCGGCTTAAAGGTAAAACCGAGGAAGGGCGACGGCCTCTTGTTTTACTCCCTTATGGTAAATGGTACCATTGATCCG acttcacttcatggaagctgccCAGTGGTGAGAGGAGAGAAATGGGTCGCCACGAAATGGATTAGAGACAAGACGCTGTAA